A window of Adhaeribacter arboris genomic DNA:
TCCATTTTATACTATAATTTCGCTTTCGCTTCTGTAATCATTTTCGTATCCCGAGGGTCAACATCTACGATTGCATACTTCCGGATGCCAGTAATATTCATTTCATCCAGCATATCTACCATATTCTTGTAGCGCGATTTATCGGTTTGCTTTAACAGAACGGTTAAGTTCGGGTTAGAGCGTTTCTCCAATAAAATTTTCCGGAGACCATTAGCCGAATAATCGGTTAATTGTACACCAGGAGCAGTAGGAGCATCGGGTAAGCCTGCGTACCAGAATAACTGATCTTTCTCATCAGCAATCAGCGTAAGCGCATTTGAAGCTTTCAATGCTTGCTGTTCTTCTTCTTTAACTGGTTTTACCGGCATGTTAATTTCCATTGTCTGCGGTTTGGAGAAGGTTGTTGTGAGAATAAAGAACGTTAATAAAAGGAACCCAAGGTCCACCATCGGGGTCATGTCAATTCGGGTGGATTGCTTCTTGGATCTTTTCTTCCCGCCTTTCCCGCCTCCGCCGCCTTTCTCTTGTATTTCTGCCATTTCTGTCTGTGCTTAGAGGTTTCTAGGTTTTACTTCCATATCGGTGATCAGGTTAAAACGGTTTACCTTTCTATCCTGCAGAGTTTTTATCACCCCTTTAATCGCAGGAACATCGGCATCGTTATCACCTTTAATCGCAATCTTCACTTTTGGGTTGGAGTAACGAGTTTGCATAATCCAGTCGCCTAATTGAT
This region includes:
- a CDS encoding ExbD/TolR family protein, whose translation is MAEIQEKGGGGGKGGKKRSKKQSTRIDMTPMVDLGFLLLTFFILTTTFSKPQTMEINMPVKPVKEEEQQALKASNALTLIADEKDQLFWYAGLPDAPTAPGVQLTDYSANGLRKILLEKRSNPNLTVLLKQTDKSRYKNMVDMLDEMNITGIRKYAIVDVDPRDTKMITEAKAKL